The window TGAGGTACCACATAGAAAAACGACGTTCCCCCATGGAGAGAACGCCGTAAATGATACCGAAAAGTGCACGGTATTATTTTTTTATTAAACCAAACGAGGTATTTAGAATGGTTTCGATTTGTTCCACAGGTACCCCTGTTTTCTCAAGAATACGGGTACCACGCAAGGCATTCGCCAAGAAGGCTCCTAATTCTTTGCTTGTGAAATGAGTCGTAATCTCTCCAGTGGCTTGCCCTCTACTAATCACTTCCTCAAGCACAAGCTGGACGTCACTAAACATTCTTTCAACTTCATTGGTTACTTCCTCATCGCTCATTCCAAATTCCAACGCTGTGTTGACCATCAGACATCCGTTGCGGCTATCCTCTTTTTTCGAACAAAGTGAAGCGGATTTAACGGCGTCTAGAATTTCCGTTGGCGAACTGCCTTGATCGACCATTTCTTGAAGTGAATCGAGATTTTGCGCTCGATACAGGGCAAGTGCTTTTAGAAAGAGTGAGCGTTTGTCTTCAAAGACGCCATACAGACTTTGTTTTTTGACCTGAGTCTTCGTGGTGAGATCTTCGAATGAGGTTGCTTTGTAACCTTTTGCCCAAAAAACTTCCATCGACTGATTCAATTGACTATGAAGTCAAGAATACGAGGGGATGATTTTCTGAGTTTCGCGAAAATAATTTTAGTAAGATGAATAAAAATCCATTTAATCCACAAAATACTCCTACACCACAAAAAAGGAGTGAATCAAATGGCTAGAAGAAACAGCAATACATTAGTCGTGCAACAAGCAAGAGCAGCTCTTGACCAAATGAAATATGAAGTCGCGCAAGAATTAGGTATTCAAATTCCGCAAGATGGTTATTACGGCTACATGGCTACTCGTGATACTGGCGCAATCGGTGGTAACATAACAAGAAGATTAGTTCAACTTGCCGAACAACAACTAACCGGCGGAATTAGACGTTAATTCCTTTGGCGATGTGCAAGCAAAACGAAAAGACTGTAACCACCACTTCCTCCTTTGGTGATTTCAGTCTTTTTTTATGCTCAGGTAACGAATTCCATGAATACTGGGGACCGAAGTTTTCCGTTTCGGGTCCAATTTCTCGTCTTAATCCTCGCCATAATGCGTGGTTCCATATAGGCAAAATTCTTGTCTTCCTTGAATACTAAGCGATTCTTCACACTGACTAAGGCTTTCTGGTGAATTGGTGTTACACCTGACTCTATAACCCCGACTGGGAACTTAGAGCCATCAGCTGCATCAATAGACGCCAATAAGGCAAAATTATTTTTTCTGTAACCGGATATGTATACATCCGCATAAGTCCAATTAATCACCTTTTGCCACTGTTTGGAGCGTTTTTCTACTTCATATCTGGAATTCGCTTTTTTAGATTTAATCATGATACCCTCAAGTCCCCTCCCGCGAACCTGCTCAAAATATTCAACTGCATTTCCCTCAAACACTTTAACCTTTTTATAATTCTCATTTTCAATGAAAGCCTTGTCCAACAGTTCTTTACGCCGCAGTAAAGTTAGACCCGTGACGTCAATTCCTTTGTATCTCAAGATGTCAAATGCGCAGAATATCACAGGTGTTTTGTTTTTACTTGATAAAAACCTGGCCGACATGGCTTCAAAGTCTGATTTCCCTTGATCATCAATAACCATTAATTCACCATCAAGTATGGTTCCTTCAGGCAAGGGGCAATTATACAATTCGGGGAATTTATTTGTAATCAGCTGATTATACCTCGTATAAATATAGAGTTTATCCATATTAGAAATAATACACCTTAGACCGTCTAATTTTATTTCCGCTATATGATTTTTACTATAAAATGGTTTATTATCTTTTGCATCGTGCGCTAGCATAGGAGAAACGAACATTTTTTTATCACCCTAAGCTAAATGATACTGCACCGTTATTCATCTGCCTAATGGAACTTGGAGGAAAAATGGATGTGATGATCTCCACTCAAATGGGCGGATCTTTTCGACGCGAATAACAGCACTTTTCTTCGGTTGGCATCCAACGATCTGTTTTGTGATTTGATAGGAGGAACGAACCTTCTGCATCGGCTTGGGAGAAGATCGTGGGTTGGTATGGGCACGTCAATGGGGACTTGATTTGATAATCGCAGGAAAGCTGGGGTGGAAAGTCA is drawn from Paenibacillus sp. V4I7 and contains these coding sequences:
- a CDS encoding TetR/AcrR family transcriptional regulator produces the protein MEVFWAKGYKATSFEDLTTKTQVKKQSLYGVFEDKRSLFLKALALYRAQNLDSLQEMVDQGSSPTEILDAVKSASLCSKKEDSRNGCLMVNTALEFGMSDEEVTNEVERMFSDVQLVLEEVISRGQATGEITTHFTSKELGAFLANALRGTRILEKTGVPVEQIETILNTSFGLIKK
- a CDS encoding alpha/beta-type small acid-soluble spore protein, whose translation is MARRNSNTLVVQQARAALDQMKYEVAQELGIQIPQDGYYGYMATRDTGAIGGNITRRLVQLAEQQLTGGIRR
- a CDS encoding DNA ligase, encoding MFVSPMLAHDAKDNKPFYSKNHIAEIKLDGLRCIISNMDKLYIYTRYNQLITNKFPELYNCPLPEGTILDGELMVIDDQGKSDFEAMSARFLSSKNKTPVIFCAFDILRYKGIDVTGLTLLRRKELLDKAFIENENYKKVKVFEGNAVEYFEQVRGRGLEGIMIKSKKANSRYEVEKRSKQWQKVINWTYADVYISGYRKNNFALLASIDAADGSKFPVGVIESGVTPIHQKALVSVKNRLVFKEDKNFAYMEPRIMARIKTRNWTRNGKLRSPVFMEFVT